The following nucleotide sequence is from Lacinutrix sp. Hel_I_90.
AAATAGCTGTTTCCATTACTATCAAGCAAACCATATTTACTGCGATAGGTGGCTCTGATATTAGTATCCATCTTCCATTTAGGAAGGGTATAAAAGACTTTTAAGTTTGCCAAGTGGCGGGACCTGTTGAACAAGCCGAAATACTCAGATTCTTTGAGTTGAAAGGATGGTGATCTGGCGTTTTTCCTGGCAAATACGTCGCCGTTTTCAAAAGCATTTTCTGCATCGTTATCTTTGGCATATAATAATTGATAGCCGCCAGATACTTGAAGTTGGTTTGTAGGTTTCCAGGTGGCATTAAGTTCTAAACCTTGTGTATACACTTTATTTACATTGTAATAGCTAAACACATTTTGACCATTGGTTTTATTCGCAATAATTCTTGTGTCGATTAAATCAGTAATGCTATTTTTAAAGAGGTTTAAAATCAGTTTAAAATCAGATAAAAACGTATAATCAAAGCCAATATTGATACTTACTGAATGTTCAGGATGTAAGACATCGTCAAACTGTGAGATAGGAACAATGCTATGGGCTATTTCTCCTTGAGCTTCTAATTTTGGAATAGCAGTTGCAACCGCATTATAGCCTAAAACAGTATAGCCAACCGTGGCATTGCTAAAATCAAAATAAAGCTGTCTAAAATCGGGAGCTTTAAAGCCGTACCCCACTGAGCCTTTAATCGCGAATTGATTATTCAGTTCATATCTGAGGGCTACTTTAGGACTAAACTGTGATTTGTATTTGTTGTGACTATCAAAACGAGCACCAATAATCACATTCAGTTTTTGTGTAAAATGACCCTCATATTGCAGGTAGACGTAAGGGGAATTAAATTCTGGTTCAACAGTAAAATCTGTTCTGTCTAAAGTCTCCCTATTAAACCCTAAGCCGCCAATAAAGGCATTTTTGGCGTCAGGATTAAAAGTGCCACGAATTTCAGGGCGGATTAATAACTGATTGTAATACCCGTTACTAAACCGGCTTCCATCTTCATGATCTAAATAGTCTTTTGCTTTATATCTTGTGGCGTAAAACTCAAAGTAGCTGCTCCATTTTTTTGTATACTTATGACTGAATTTTAAATGGGTATTCCATTCTGTAATGGCGCTTTCTCCTTTTAGAGCTGCTGTGGCAATATAGTCTTGGTTTTGGGTATAATACTTAGCCGAAATAAAGAGGTCTGTCGCATCAGAAAGGTCATAAGTCACTTTTGTATTTAGTGTGTAATTGTTAAAAGGCTCTACTGTATTTAGGGCATCCGTTTTATTTAAATCATAACCATCACTGCAATTTCTATCTAAAAAAGCACTCACGCCAAGCATCTTTTTTTTATAATTAATTGTAGTACTTAAATCGTGCGTGTTAAATGTCCCAAACCTATAACTAGCGTTCCCTTTAAAACCGTTTTTTGGGGTTTCTGTAATGATGTTAATCACCCCGCCAAGCGCTTCACTGCCATAAAGACTAGACGAGGCGCCTTTAACAATTTCTATCTGTTTGATGTTGCCAACCGTTATTCTGCTAATGTCTAAAGTACCCGCTGAACGACCAATAAGAGGAACGCCATCTACAAGAATTAAGGTGTATTGCGCATCTAATCCTTGCAGCTGAATCCCTTGTCCGCCACCAAAATCTGGGATCGTTATTAATCCTGTTTGTTCATTAAGAATGTCGTTTAGCCGCATGGCGTTAGCACGCTCAATGTCCTTTTTAGAAACAATTTGAGCAGGAAGCGGTAAAGAAGATAATTGCCTTACCGTTCGTGTTGCTGTAATAATAACTTCATCTAAAGTTTCAGTTTTAGTGGAATCCTTTACGAGCACTTTAGTTTCCTGAGAAAATAAATGGGCTATAAAAAAAAGCGAAAAATAAACTGTGAAATGTTTGTTATTTAGATTCATTCTTAATTAAATTTGCGACAAATATATAGCTTATTTTAATTCAGTCTAAATAAGAATAAGTAAATTTTAAACCTTTTTAAATTAATAAAAACAAACCCATTAAAAATGAAACAATTAGCCATTTTAGCCCTAGTAACTTTAACATTTTCAGGAATTGGAAATGCCCAAACTAAAAAAACCAAAGACCAAAACGCCATAAAAGACCTGTGTGGTTGTTATGATATTACCTTTAAATATGCCGAAACATTCTCCCCAGATTCAACCTATTTAAAAGCCAAAAATTACAGGGCGCATGCCTTAGAATGGGCGGAATTGGTAACTGATAAAGACGATAAAATAGGTATTCAGCACTTATTAGTGGTTAATGATACCATGGTTATTAAGCATTGGCGCCAAGACTGGGAGTTTCAAAACCAAAAGCTATTTACTTACGACTCTAAAAATACGTGGCATGTAAATGAACGCCCTGAAGCAGCGGTAGAAGGGCAGTGGGCTCAAAAAGTATATCAAGTAGATGATAGTCCAAGATATTCTGGTTCAGGAACCTGGGTTCATGTAGACGGCAAACACTATTGGAAAAATAAAACAGCGGCGCCATTACCAAGACGAGAATACACCAAACGCGATGATTATAACATCATGCTGAGAGGCAACACGGTTGAGCTAACAAATTATGGTTGGTTGCATGAACAGGATAACGACAAAGTGATCAGAGAAAACGGTAAAGAAGAACAGGTATTAGCTCAGGAGAAAGGCTATAATAGTTATACTAAAGTGGCAGACGAAAAATGCAAAATTGCCAGAGACTGGTGGAAAGAAAACAACAGCGTCTGGAAAAAAATAAGACAAGAATGGGATCTCGTTTTTGCAGAAAACAAGGTTGTACAACTGAAAGAAAAAGTAGAGGGCAAACGCTTGTATCAACACTTATTTGCCTTAGATAATACGGCCAGTAACAAA
It contains:
- a CDS encoding TonB-dependent siderophore receptor produces the protein MNLNNKHFTVYFSLFFIAHLFSQETKVLVKDSTKTETLDEVIITATRTVRQLSSLPLPAQIVSKKDIERANAMRLNDILNEQTGLITIPDFGGGQGIQLQGLDAQYTLILVDGVPLIGRSAGTLDISRITVGNIKQIEIVKGASSSLYGSEALGGVINIITETPKNGFKGNASYRFGTFNTHDLSTTINYKKKMLGVSAFLDRNCSDGYDLNKTDALNTVEPFNNYTLNTKVTYDLSDATDLFISAKYYTQNQDYIATAALKGESAITEWNTHLKFSHKYTKKWSSYFEFYATRYKAKDYLDHEDGSRFSNGYYNQLLIRPEIRGTFNPDAKNAFIGGLGFNRETLDRTDFTVEPEFNSPYVYLQYEGHFTQKLNVIIGARFDSHNKYKSQFSPKVALRYELNNQFAIKGSVGYGFKAPDFRQLYFDFSNATVGYTVLGYNAVATAIPKLEAQGEIAHSIVPISQFDDVLHPEHSVSINIGFDYTFLSDFKLILNLFKNSITDLIDTRIIANKTNGQNVFSYYNVNKVYTQGLELNATWKPTNQLQVSGGYQLLYAKDNDAENAFENGDVFARKNARSPSFQLKESEYFGLFNRSRHLANLKVFYTLPKWKMDTNIRATYRSKYGLLDSNGNSYLDTYDAFVSAYTIIDFALNKTLYKDVQLGFGIDNVFDFTDTQNISNIVGRLLYGKINIQL
- a CDS encoding DUF6607 family protein → MKQLAILALVTLTFSGIGNAQTKKTKDQNAIKDLCGCYDITFKYAETFSPDSTYLKAKNYRAHALEWAELVTDKDDKIGIQHLLVVNDTMVIKHWRQDWEFQNQKLFTYDSKNTWHVNERPEAAVEGQWAQKVYQVDDSPRYSGSGTWVHVDGKHYWKNKTAAPLPRREYTKRDDYNIMLRGNTVELTNYGWLHEQDNDKVIRENGKEEQVLAQEKGYNSYTKVADEKCKIARDWWKENNSVWKKIRQEWDLVFAENKVVQLKEKVEGKRLYQHLFALDNTASNKEIRAIITSFLN